In a genomic window of Deinococcus metalli:
- a CDS encoding PQQ-dependent sugar dehydrogenase → MTVPAGFHVAVYASGFSKPRLMALAPNGDLFVSDEKTGNVSVLADRDGNGMPESRQVYVGGLNIPHGLAFHDGFLYVATTDAVLRYPYQPGDLTPRGAPETVVTLPGGGRHYSRTVVFGPDGKMYVAAGSTCNVCEESDPKRAAVWTYGADGKNGRPYATGLRNAVGLAWVGDTFYATANGRDLAGNDVPPEAFFVLKDGANYGWPYCYPLAVGAKQVWDKDFGKKDQAYCDQAQPAFAVTTAHAAPLGLAAYTGTMFPQDYRGDLLVALHGSWNREPKSGYKVVAIDPRSGTVTDFITGFQAGLTTTARPVAVLVLGDGSVLVTDDGNGFIYRVTYGGS, encoded by the coding sequence CTGACCGTCCCCGCCGGCTTTCACGTCGCCGTGTACGCCTCAGGCTTCAGCAAGCCCCGGCTGATGGCCCTGGCACCCAACGGCGACCTCTTTGTGAGCGACGAGAAGACCGGCAACGTCAGCGTTCTGGCAGACCGCGACGGCAATGGAATGCCAGAGAGCCGGCAGGTCTACGTGGGCGGCCTGAACATCCCGCATGGGCTGGCCTTCCACGATGGCTTTTTGTACGTGGCAACGACGGACGCCGTGCTGCGCTACCCGTACCAGCCGGGCGACCTCACCCCCCGCGGCGCCCCGGAGACGGTGGTGACCTTACCGGGTGGGGGCCGCCACTACTCGCGCACGGTGGTCTTCGGCCCGGACGGGAAGATGTACGTCGCGGCGGGCAGCACCTGCAATGTCTGCGAGGAAAGCGACCCCAAGCGGGCCGCCGTATGGACCTACGGCGCGGACGGGAAGAATGGCCGACCATACGCCACCGGGCTACGCAATGCCGTGGGCCTGGCGTGGGTGGGTGACACCTTCTACGCCACGGCCAATGGACGCGACCTGGCCGGCAACGATGTGCCGCCCGAGGCCTTTTTTGTCCTGAAGGACGGAGCGAACTACGGCTGGCCGTACTGCTACCCGCTGGCCGTTGGGGCGAAACAGGTCTGGGATAAGGACTTCGGGAAGAAGGATCAGGCGTACTGCGATCAGGCCCAGCCCGCCTTTGCCGTGACGACCGCCCACGCCGCACCGTTGGGACTGGCGGCGTACACCGGCACGATGTTCCCGCAGGACTACCGGGGTGACCTACTGGTAGCCCTACACGGCTCCTGGAACCGCGAACCGAAATCGGGGTACAAGGTCGTGGCGATCGATCCGCGCAGCGGCACGGTCACGGATTTCATCACGGGCTTCCAGGCGGGACTGACCACCACCGCCCGGCCGGTCGCCGTGCTGGTGCTGGGGGATGGCTCGGTGCTGGTGACAGACGACGGCAATGGGTTCATTTACCGCGTGACCTACGGCGGCAGTTGA